One region of Fusobacterium periodonticum 1_1_41FAA genomic DNA includes:
- a CDS encoding short-chain fatty acid transporter, with protein sequence MESVKEKKGVFKRFTSMCVRVMERWLPDPFIFCALLTFLVFIGAVFFTKATPLDVVGFWADGFWSLLAFSMQMALVLVTGHTLASSKLFKKMLSTFASGIKGPKQAIFIVSIVSGIACALNWGFGLVIGALFAKEIAKKVKGVDYRLLIASAYTGFLVWHGGLSGSIPLQLASGGEALAKQTAGAVTEAIPTSQTMFSPMNIFIVVGLLIIVPLLNTAMFPSKDEVVEVDQRLLVEPEEVELDPSKMTPAEKIENSRIVSILLSIMGFVYIAYYIKTKGFALNLNLVNFIFLFLGILLHGTPRRYLNALAEAVKGAGGILLQFPFYAGIMGIMVGADADGMSLAKLMSNFFVNISTEKTFPVFSFISAGVVNFFVPSGGGQWAVQAPIVMPAGQAIGVSAAKSAMAIAWGDAWTNMIQPFWALPALGIAGLGAKDIMGYCLIVTIVSGLFICTGFLLF encoded by the coding sequence ATGGAAAGTGTAAAAGAAAAAAAGGGAGTCTTTAAGAGATTTACTTCAATGTGTGTACGTGTTATGGAAAGATGGCTTCCAGATCCATTTATCTTTTGTGCACTATTAACATTTTTAGTATTTATAGGAGCTGTGTTTTTTACAAAAGCTACTCCTTTAGATGTAGTAGGATTTTGGGCTGATGGATTTTGGTCATTACTAGCTTTTTCAATGCAAATGGCATTAGTTCTAGTAACAGGGCATACTTTAGCAAGTTCAAAATTATTTAAAAAAATGTTATCAACATTTGCTTCAGGGATAAAAGGACCAAAACAAGCAATATTTATTGTATCAATAGTTTCAGGTATAGCTTGTGCTTTAAACTGGGGATTTGGACTAGTTATAGGAGCATTATTTGCAAAAGAAATTGCAAAAAAAGTTAAAGGCGTAGACTATAGACTTCTTATAGCGTCAGCATATACAGGATTCTTAGTGTGGCATGGAGGACTTTCAGGTTCTATTCCACTACAACTTGCAAGTGGAGGAGAAGCATTAGCAAAACAAACAGCAGGAGCTGTTACAGAAGCTATCCCAACAAGTCAAACAATGTTTTCACCAATGAATATATTTATAGTTGTTGGTTTATTAATAATAGTACCTTTATTAAATACAGCAATGTTTCCAAGTAAAGATGAGGTTGTTGAAGTTGATCAAAGATTATTAGTAGAGCCTGAAGAAGTGGAATTAGATCCTTCAAAAATGACACCAGCAGAAAAAATTGAAAATAGTAGAATAGTATCTATATTACTTTCAATTATGGGCTTTGTATATATAGCATATTATATAAAGACAAAAGGTTTTGCATTAAATCTTAACCTAGTAAACTTTATATTCTTATTCTTAGGAATATTACTACATGGAACTCCAAGAAGATATTTAAATGCACTAGCAGAAGCAGTAAAAGGTGCAGGAGGAATCTTATTACAATTCCCATTCTATGCAGGAATTATGGGGATAATGGTAGGAGCCGATGCAGATGGAATGTCTCTTGCAAAACTTATGTCTAATTTCTTTGTTAATATATCAACAGAAAAAACATTCCCAGTATTCTCATTTATCAGTGCAGGAGTAGTAAACTTCTTCGTACCATCAGGTGGAGGACAATGGGCTGTTCAAGCTCCAATTGTAATGCCTGCGGGACAAGCAATAGGAGTATCGGCAGCAAAATCAGCTATGGCTATAGCTTGGGGAGATGCTTGGACTAATATGATACAACCGTTCTGGGCTTTACCAGCATTAGGAATAGCCGGTCTTGGAGCTAAGGATATAATGGGTTACTGTTTGATAGTAACAATAGTTTCAGGTCTATTTATTTGTACAGGTTTCTTATTATTCTAA
- a CDS encoding Na+/H+ antiporter NhaC family protein, with the protein MKAFLKLSPVIVLAALMMKGFDALLAAPLATIYACIIAMICSKQKFSTVIDHAIDNVKEIQVALFILMAAYAMAEAFMSTGVGASLILIALKVGITAKTVAVVGAIVTSILSIATGTSWGTFAACAPIFLWLNHIVGGNLLLTTAAIAGGACFGDNIGLISDTTIVSSGIQRVEVIRRIRHQGVWSALVLLSGIILFAVAGFTMGLPSTVGDPTEAINSIPADVWTALAEKREAAVKLLEQVKNGVPLYMAIPLVIVLVLAFMGTQTFICLFAGLFFAYVFGMMAGTVTSTMDYLDMMMGGFASAGSWVIVMMMWVAAFGGIMKSMNAFEPVSKLLSRISGSVRQLMFYNGLLCVFGNATLADEMAQIVTIGPIIREMVEENVEGSEEDMYVLRLRNATFSDAMGVFGSQLIPWHVYIAFYMGIATVVYPLHEFVAIDIIKYNFIAMIAVASILILTLTGLDRLIPLFKLPSEPAVRLKKNI; encoded by the coding sequence ATGAAAGCATTTTTAAAGTTAAGTCCGGTAATCGTATTAGCGGCACTTATGATGAAGGGTTTTGATGCACTTCTTGCTGCACCGCTTGCAACTATCTATGCCTGTATTATTGCTATGATTTGTTCTAAACAAAAATTCTCAACAGTTATTGATCATGCAATAGACAATGTAAAAGAAATTCAAGTTGCATTATTTATCCTAATGGCAGCTTATGCTATGGCAGAAGCATTTATGTCAACAGGTGTTGGAGCGTCTCTTATATTAATTGCACTAAAAGTTGGAATCACAGCTAAGACAGTTGCAGTTGTTGGGGCTATAGTAACATCTATACTATCAATAGCAACTGGAACAAGTTGGGGTACATTCGCAGCTTGTGCACCTATCTTCTTGTGGTTAAACCACATAGTTGGTGGAAACTTATTATTGACAACTGCAGCTATAGCAGGAGGGGCTTGTTTTGGAGATAATATAGGACTTATTTCAGATACTACAATAGTAAGTTCTGGTATCCAAAGGGTTGAAGTTATCAGAAGAATTAGACACCAAGGTGTGTGGTCAGCACTAGTTCTACTATCAGGAATAATCTTATTTGCTGTAGCAGGTTTCACAATGGGATTACCTTCAACAGTTGGAGATCCTACAGAAGCTATCAATAGTATACCTGCAGATGTATGGACAGCACTTGCTGAAAAAAGAGAAGCAGCTGTTAAGTTACTAGAACAAGTTAAAAATGGAGTTCCTTTATATATGGCTATCCCATTAGTAATAGTTTTAGTTTTAGCATTTATGGGAACACAAACATTTATTTGTCTATTCGCTGGATTATTCTTTGCTTATGTATTTGGAATGATGGCAGGAACAGTTACAAGCACTATGGATTACCTAGATATGATGATGGGTGGATTTGCTTCAGCAGGTAGCTGGGTTATAGTAATGATGATGTGGGTTGCCGCTTTTGGTGGTATTATGAAGAGTATGAATGCCTTTGAACCTGTTTCAAAATTATTATCTAGAATCTCTGGAAGTGTAAGACAATTAATGTTCTACAATGGACTTCTATGTGTATTTGGAAATGCAACTCTTGCAGATGAAATGGCTCAAATAGTTACAATAGGACCAATCATCAGAGAAATGGTTGAAGAAAATGTTGAAGGTTCAGAAGAAGATATGTATGTATTAAGATTAAGAAATGCAACATTCAGTGATGCTATGGGTGTATTTGGATCTCAACTTATTCCTTGGCATGTTTACATAGCATTCTATATGGGTATAGCTACAGTAGTTTATCCTCTACATGAATTCGTAGCAATAGACATTATAAAATATAACTTTATAGCTATGATAGCAGTAGCAAGTATCTTAATTTTAACTTTAACTGGTTTAGATAGATTAATACCATTATTTAAATTACCTTCAGAACCAGCTGTAAGATTGAAAAAAAATATATAG
- the kamE gene encoding lysine 5,6-aminomutase subunit beta, with amino-acid sequence MSSGLYSTEKREFDTTLDLTKLRPYGDTMNDGKVQMSFTLPVPCNEKGIEAALELARKMGFVNPAVAFSEALDKEFSFYVVYGATSYNVDYTAIKVQALEIDTMDMHECEKYIEENFGREVVMVGASTGTDAHTVGIDAIMNMKGYAGHYGLERYKGVRAYNLGSQVPNEEFIKKAIELKADALLVSQTVTQKDVHIENLTNLVELLEAEGLRDKIILIAGGARITNDLAKELGYDAGFGPGKYADDVATFILKEMVQRGMNK; translated from the coding sequence ATGAGTTCAGGATTATATTCAACAGAAAAAAGAGAATTTGATACAACATTAGATTTAACAAAACTTAGACCTTATGGAGATACAATGAACGATGGTAAGGTTCAAATGAGTTTTACTTTACCAGTTCCTTGTAATGAAAAAGGAATAGAAGCTGCATTGGAGCTTGCAAGAAAAATGGGATTTGTTAACCCAGCAGTAGCATTTTCAGAAGCACTAGATAAAGAATTCTCATTCTATGTAGTGTACGGAGCAACTTCTTACAATGTAGATTACACAGCTATAAAAGTTCAAGCCTTAGAAATAGATACTATGGATATGCATGAATGTGAAAAATATATAGAAGAAAACTTTGGAAGAGAAGTTGTAATGGTAGGAGCAAGTACAGGAACAGATGCTCATACAGTTGGAATAGATGCTATCATGAATATGAAAGGATATGCAGGACACTATGGGCTTGAAAGATATAAGGGAGTAAGAGCTTACAACCTTGGAAGCCAAGTTCCTAATGAAGAATTTATTAAAAAGGCTATAGAATTAAAAGCTGATGCCTTATTAGTTTCTCAAACTGTAACTCAAAAAGATGTTCATATAGAAAACTTAACTAACCTGGTTGAATTATTAGAAGCTGAAGGACTAAGAGACAAAATAATCTTAATAGCAGGAGGAGCTAGAATAACTAACGATCTTGCTAAAGAATTAGGTTATGATGCTGGATTTGGACCAGGAAAATACGCAGATGATGTTGCAACATTTATCTTAAAAGAAATGGTTCAAAGAGGAATGAATAAATAA
- the kamD gene encoding lysine 5,6-aminomutase subunit alpha, with translation MGKLDLDWGLVKEARESAKKIAADAQVFIDAHSTVTVERTICRLLGIDGVDEFGVPLPNVVVDYIKDNGNITLGVAKYIGNAMIETKLQPQEIAEKIAKKELDITKMQWHDDFDIKLALKDITHATVDRIKANRQARENYLEQFGGDKKGPYLYVIVATGNIYEDVTQAVAAARQGADVVAVIRTTGQSLLDFVPYGATTEGFGGTMATQENFRIMRKALDDVGVELGRYIRLCNYCSGLCMPEIAAMGALERLDMMLNDALYGILFRDINMKRTLVDQFFSRIINGYAGVIINTGEDNYLTTADAVEEAHTVLASQFINEQFALVAGLPEEQMGLGHAFEMEPGTENGFLLELAQAQMAREIFPKAPLKYMPPTKFMTGNIFKGHIQDALFNIVTITTGQKVHLLGMLTEAIHTPFMSDRALSIENAKYIFNNLKDFGNDIEFKKGGIMNTRAQEVLAKAAELLKTIETMGIFKTIEKGVFGGVRRPIDGGKGLAGVFEKDSTYFNPFIPLMLGGDR, from the coding sequence ATGGGAAAATTGGATCTAGATTGGGGGCTTGTTAAAGAAGCTCGTGAATCTGCAAAGAAAATAGCAGCTGATGCACAAGTTTTCATAGATGCTCACAGTACAGTTACAGTTGAAAGAACAATTTGTAGATTGTTAGGAATAGATGGTGTTGATGAATTTGGAGTTCCATTACCAAACGTAGTTGTAGACTATATAAAAGATAATGGAAATATAACTTTAGGGGTTGCAAAATACATAGGAAATGCAATGATAGAAACTAAACTTCAACCTCAAGAAATAGCAGAAAAAATTGCTAAAAAAGAATTAGATATCACAAAAATGCAATGGCATGATGACTTTGATATAAAATTAGCTTTAAAAGATATAACTCATGCAACAGTTGATAGAATAAAAGCTAATAGACAAGCAAGAGAAAACTACTTAGAACAATTTGGTGGAGATAAAAAAGGACCTTACCTTTATGTTATAGTTGCAACAGGAAATATCTATGAAGATGTTACTCAAGCAGTTGCAGCAGCAAGACAAGGAGCAGACGTTGTTGCAGTTATCAGAACAACAGGACAATCTCTACTTGACTTCGTACCTTATGGAGCAACAACAGAAGGTTTCGGAGGAACAATGGCTACTCAAGAAAACTTCAGAATAATGAGAAAAGCTCTTGATGATGTTGGAGTTGAATTAGGTAGATATATCAGATTATGTAACTATTGTTCAGGACTTTGTATGCCAGAAATAGCTGCAATGGGAGCATTAGAAAGACTAGATATGATGCTTAACGACGCTCTATATGGAATACTATTCAGAGATATAAACATGAAGAGAACATTGGTTGACCAATTCTTCTCAAGAATTATAAATGGTTATGCTGGAGTTATAATAAACACTGGAGAAGATAACTACTTAACAACAGCTGATGCTGTAGAAGAAGCTCATACAGTTTTAGCTTCTCAATTTATCAACGAACAATTTGCTCTAGTTGCAGGATTACCTGAAGAACAAATGGGACTTGGACATGCTTTTGAAATGGAACCAGGAACAGAAAATGGATTCTTATTAGAACTTGCTCAAGCTCAAATGGCTAGAGAAATCTTCCCTAAAGCTCCTTTAAAATATATGCCTCCTACAAAGTTTATGACAGGAAATATATTTAAAGGACATATACAAGATGCACTATTTAACATTGTTACTATAACAACAGGACAAAAAGTACACTTATTAGGAATGCTAACAGAAGCAATCCATACACCTTTTATGTCTGACAGAGCATTATCAATAGAAAATGCAAAATACATTTTCAATAACTTAAAAGATTTTGGAAATGATATAGAATTCAAAAAAGGTGGAATAATGAATACAAGAGCCCAAGAAGTTCTTGCTAAAGCTGCTGAATTGTTAAAAACAATAGAAACAATGGGTATCTTTAAGACAATAGAAAAGGGTGTATTCGGTGGAGTTAGAAGACCTATAGATGGTGGAAAAGGTCTTGCAGGAGTTTTTGAAAAGGATAGTACATATTTCAATCCTTTCATTCCTTTAATGTTAGGAGGGGATAGATAA
- a CDS encoding MutS-related protein, with the protein MKFIDENSLNRLNFKDLLARVDVFSAYGKNKLNNLENFLVGEEEKLEEEFERVQKIYDFISENKKEEMEIEIVLHRFKDIKKLVENADTGIILDTVDIFEIKAQLMAMVDLNSYLLKNKEVFSNFVLKDMNELFKILDPNDEKIATFYIYEAYSVILKEIRRQKKEVENRLFNETDYEIVKRLKDERLSILVDEEKEEFKIRRNLTKAIKSYAEDFLTNVEKISNLDFIIAKVKFAKEYNGIRPEVSKKKEIILEDAINLEVKELLEAKNKKYTPISINLNVGTTMITGANMGGKSVALKTIAENVLLFQMGFFVFAKYASIPLLDFIFFVSDDMQDISKGLSTFGAEIIKLKEINSYVKNGTGLIVFDEFARGTNPKEGQKFVKALAKYLNDKSSISIITTHFDSVVENNMKHYQVVGLKNLDFEKLKTKLQVNNSLETIQDNMDFTLEESMDTEVPKDALNIAKLIGLDDEISEMIYKEYEMEE; encoded by the coding sequence ATGAAATTTATTGATGAGAATAGTTTAAATAGATTAAATTTTAAAGATTTATTAGCAAGAGTTGATGTTTTTTCAGCTTATGGTAAAAATAAATTGAATAATCTAGAAAATTTTTTAGTAGGTGAAGAAGAAAAATTAGAAGAAGAATTTGAAAGAGTGCAAAAGATTTATGATTTCATTTCAGAAAATAAAAAAGAAGAAATGGAAATAGAAATAGTTTTGCATAGATTTAAAGACATTAAAAAGCTCGTTGAGAATGCAGATACAGGAATAATTTTAGACACAGTAGATATATTTGAGATAAAGGCTCAACTTATGGCTATGGTTGATTTGAATTCTTATTTGTTAAAGAACAAAGAAGTCTTTTCTAATTTTGTACTAAAAGATATGAATGAGCTATTTAAAATATTAGATCCCAATGATGAGAAAATAGCTACTTTTTATATTTATGAAGCTTATTCTGTAATTTTAAAAGAAATACGTAGACAGAAAAAAGAAGTTGAAAATAGACTGTTCAATGAAACAGATTATGAAATAGTAAAAAGATTAAAAGACGAAAGACTATCTATATTAGTTGATGAAGAAAAAGAAGAATTTAAGATCAGAAGAAATTTAACTAAGGCTATAAAATCTTATGCAGAAGATTTTCTAACTAATGTTGAAAAAATATCAAATCTTGATTTTATAATAGCAAAAGTAAAATTTGCTAAAGAATATAATGGTATAAGACCAGAAGTATCTAAAAAGAAAGAAATAATCTTAGAAGATGCTATAAACTTAGAAGTAAAAGAGTTATTAGAAGCTAAAAATAAGAAATACACTCCTATCAGTATAAACTTAAATGTAGGAACTACTATGATAACAGGAGCTAATATGGGAGGAAAAAGTGTAGCTCTGAAGACAATAGCAGAAAATGTATTACTTTTCCAAATGGGCTTCTTCGTATTTGCTAAATATGCAAGTATACCTCTTTTAGACTTCATATTCTTTGTCTCTGATGATATGCAAGATATTTCAAAAGGGCTTAGTACATTTGGAGCAGAAATAATAAAATTAAAAGAAATAAATTCTTATGTGAAAAATGGTACAGGACTTATAGTTTTTGATGAGTTCGCAAGAGGAACAAATCCAAAAGAAGGGCAAAAGTTCGTAAAAGCTTTAGCGAAGTATCTAAATGATAAATCAAGTATATCAATAATAACTACACACTTTGATTCTGTTGTTGAAAACAATATGAAACATTATCAAGTTGTAGGTTTAAAGAATTTAGATTTTGAAAAATTAAAAACTAAATTGCAGGTTAATAATTCTTTGGAAACTATTCAAGATAATATGGATTTTACTTTAGAGGAAAGTATGGATACAGAAGTGCCAAAAGATGCTTTGAATATAGCAAAGCTAATAGGCTTAGATGATGAAATTTCTGAAATGATATATAAAGAATATGAAATGGAGGAATAA
- the kamA gene encoding L-lysine 2,3-aminomutase: protein MNTVNTRKKFFPNVTDEEWNDWTWQVKNRIEKIDDLKKYVELSAEEEEGVVRTLETLRMAITPYYFSLIDMNSDRCPVRKQAIPTIQEIHQADADLLDPLHEDEDSPVPGLTHRYPDRVLLLITDMCSMYCRHCTRRRFAGSSDDAMPMDRIDKAIEYIAKTPQVRDVLLSGGDALLVSDKKLESIIKKLREIPHVEIIRIGSRTPVVLPQRITPELCDMLKKYHPIWLNTHFNHPQEVTPEAKKACEMLANAGVPLGNQTVLLRGINDSVPVMKRLVHDLVMMRVRPYYIYQCDLSMGLEHFRTPVSKGIEIIEGLRGHTSGYAVPTFVVDAPGGGGKTPVMPQYVISQSPHRVVLRNFEGVITTYTEPENYTHELCYDEEKFEKMYEISGVYMLDEGLKMSLEPSHLARHERNRKRAEAEGKK, encoded by the coding sequence ATGAATACAGTTAACACTAGAAAGAAATTTTTCCCAAATGTAACAGATGAAGAATGGAACGACTGGACATGGCAAGTAAAAAATAGAATAGAAAAAATTGATGACTTAAAGAAATATGTTGAATTAAGTGCTGAAGAAGAAGAAGGAGTTGTAAGAACTCTTGAAACTTTAAGAATGGCAATCACTCCATACTATTTTTCTTTAATAGATATGAACAGTGACAGATGTCCAGTTAGAAAACAAGCTATCCCTACTATACAAGAAATACATCAAGCTGATGCAGACTTGTTAGACCCATTACATGAAGACGAAGACTCTCCAGTACCAGGGTTAACTCATAGATATCCTGATAGAGTTTTACTTCTAATCACAGACATGTGCTCTATGTATTGCAGACACTGTACTCGTAGAAGATTTGCTGGTTCTAGTGATGATGCTATGCCTATGGATAGAATTGACAAAGCAATAGAATACATTGCAAAAACTCCACAAGTAAGAGACGTATTACTATCTGGAGGAGATGCTCTTCTAGTTTCAGATAAAAAATTAGAAAGCATCATCAAAAAATTAAGAGAAATACCTCATGTTGAAATAATCAGAATAGGAAGTAGAACACCAGTTGTTTTACCTCAAAGAATTACTCCTGAATTATGTGATATGTTAAAGAAATATCACCCAATCTGGTTAAATACTCACTTTAACCACCCTCAAGAAGTAACTCCAGAAGCTAAAAAAGCTTGTGAAATGTTAGCAAATGCAGGAGTTCCTTTAGGAAACCAAACAGTATTATTAAGAGGAATCAATGACAGTGTACCTGTAATGAAGAGACTAGTTCATGACTTAGTAATGATGAGAGTAAGACCTTACTACATCTATCAATGTGACTTATCTATGGGACTTGAACACTTCAGAACACCAGTTTCTAAAGGTATAGAAATCATAGAAGGATTAAGAGGACATACATCAGGATACGCAGTACCAACATTCGTTGTTGACGCACCTGGTGGAGGAGGAAAAACTCCAGTAATGCCTCAATATGTAATTTCTCAATCTCCTCATAGAGTAGTATTAAGAAACTTTGAAGGAGTTATAACTACTTATACTGAACCTGAAAATTATACACACGAACTTTGCTATGATGAAGAAAAATTCGAAAAAATGTATGAAATCAGTGGAGTATATATGCTAGATGAAGGATTAAAAATGTCTCTAGAACCTAGCCACTTAGCAAGACATGAAAGAAACAGAAAGAGAGCAGAAGCTGAAGGGAAAAAATAA
- the kdd gene encoding L-erythro-3,5-diaminohexanoate dehydrogenase has protein sequence MKKGCKYGTHRVIEPEGVLPQPAKKISNDMEIFSNEILIDVIALNIDSASFTQIEEEAGHDVEKIKAKIKEIVAEKGKMQNPVTGSGGMLIGTVEKIGDDLVGKTDLKVGDKIATLVSLSLTPLRIDEIIDIKPDIDRVEIKGKAVLFESGIYAVLPTDMSETLALAALDVAGAPAQVAKLVKPCQSVAILGSAGKSGMLCAYEAVKRVGPTGRVIGVVRNEKEKELLKRVSDKVRIVIADATKPMDVLHAVLEANDGNEVDVAINCVNVANTEMSTILPVKEFGIAYFFSMATAFTKAALGAEGVGKDITMIVGNGYTVDHAAITLEELRESAALREIFNELYL, from the coding sequence ATGAAAAAAGGTTGTAAATATGGAACACACAGAGTTATAGAACCAGAAGGAGTTTTACCTCAACCAGCAAAAAAAATATCAAATGATATGGAAATATTCTCAAATGAAATTTTAATAGATGTTATAGCACTTAACATAGACTCTGCATCTTTCACTCAAATAGAAGAAGAAGCAGGACATGATGTAGAAAAAATAAAAGCTAAAATCAAAGAAATAGTTGCAGAAAAAGGTAAAATGCAAAATCCTGTAACTGGTTCTGGAGGTATGTTAATAGGTACAGTTGAAAAAATCGGTGATGATTTAGTTGGAAAAACTGATTTAAAAGTTGGAGATAAAATAGCTACTCTTGTTTCTCTTTCATTAACTCCATTAAGAATAGATGAAATAATAGATATCAAACCTGACATAGACAGAGTTGAAATAAAAGGTAAAGCAGTTCTATTTGAAAGTGGAATCTATGCAGTATTACCAACAGATATGTCAGAAACTCTAGCTCTAGCAGCACTTGACGTAGCAGGAGCACCTGCACAAGTAGCAAAACTTGTTAAACCTTGTCAATCAGTTGCTATCTTAGGTTCAGCAGGAAAATCTGGAATGCTTTGTGCTTACGAAGCAGTAAAAAGAGTAGGACCTACAGGAAGAGTTATAGGTGTTGTAAGAAATGAAAAAGAAAAAGAATTATTAAAAAGAGTTAGTGACAAAGTAAGAATAGTTATAGCAGATGCTACTAAACCTATGGATGTTCTTCATGCAGTTCTTGAAGCTAATGATGGAAATGAAGTAGATGTTGCAATAAACTGTGTAAACGTAGCTAATACAGAAATGTCAACAATTTTACCAGTAAAAGAATTTGGTATAGCTTATTTCTTCTCAATGGCAACTGCATTTACAAAAGCTGCATTAGGAGCAGAAGGAGTAGGAAAAGACATAACTATGATAGTTGGAAATGGATATACAGTTGACCATGCTGCAATAACTTTAGAAGAATTAAGAGAAAGTGCAGCATTAAGAGAAATATTTAATGAATTATATCTATAA
- the kce gene encoding 3-keto-5-aminohexanoate cleavage protein, which produces MEKLIITAAICGAEVTKENNPAIPYTVEEIVREAESAYKAGASIIHLHVREDDGTPTQDKERFRKCIEAIREKCPDVIIQPSTGGAVGMSDLERLQPTELHPEMATLDCGSCNFGGDEVFVNTENTIKNFGKILIERGVKPEIEVFDKGMVDYAIRFQKQGFIQKPMHFDFVLGVQMAASARDLVFMVESIPEGSTWTVAGVGRHQFQMAALAIVMGGHVRVGFEDNVYIDKGVLAKSNGELVERVVRLAKELGREIATPDEARQILSLKK; this is translated from the coding sequence ATGGAAAAGTTAATTATAACTGCAGCTATTTGTGGAGCTGAAGTAACAAAAGAAAATAATCCAGCAATTCCTTATACAGTAGAAGAAATTGTAAGAGAAGCTGAATCAGCATATAAAGCAGGGGCAAGCATAATACATTTACATGTTAGAGAAGATGATGGAACTCCAACACAAGATAAAGAAAGATTCAGAAAATGTATAGAAGCTATAAGAGAAAAATGCCCAGATGTAATCATTCAACCATCTACTGGTGGAGCAGTTGGAATGTCTGACTTAGAAAGATTACAACCTACTGAATTACATCCAGAAATGGCAACACTTGATTGTGGAAGTTGTAATTTCGGTGGAGATGAAGTATTCGTAAATACAGAAAACACAATTAAAAACTTTGGAAAAATTCTTATAGAAAGAGGAGTAAAACCAGAAATAGAAGTTTTCGATAAAGGTATGGTTGACTACGCTATAAGATTCCAAAAACAAGGATTTATACAAAAACCTATGCACTTTGACTTTGTGTTAGGAGTACAAATGGCAGCTTCAGCAAGAGACTTAGTGTTTATGGTTGAAAGTATACCTGAAGGTTCTACTTGGACAGTTGCTGGAGTGGGAAGACATCAATTCCAAATGGCTGCTCTAGCAATAGTTATGGGAGGACACGTAAGAGTTGGATTTGAAGATAACGTATATATAGACAAAGGTGTCTTAGCAAAATCAAATGGAGAACTTGTTGAAAGAGTTGTAAGATTAGCAAAAGAATTAGGAAGAGAAATTGCAACGCCTGATGAAGCAAGACAAATATTAAGTTTAAAAAAATAA
- the kal gene encoding 3-aminobutyryl-CoA ammonia lyase — MKSLIRLRMSSHDAHYGGNLVDGARMLQLFGDVATELLIQLDGDEGLFKAYDSVEFMAPVFAGDYIEAEGEIVNVGNSSRKMKFEARKVIVPRPDLSDSAADVLAEPIVVCRATGTCVTPKDKQRGKK; from the coding sequence ATGAAATCTTTAATCAGATTAAGAATGAGTTCTCATGATGCTCATTACGGAGGAAACTTAGTTGATGGTGCTAGAATGCTACAATTATTTGGAGATGTGGCAACTGAGCTTTTAATCCAATTAGATGGAGATGAAGGATTATTCAAAGCTTATGATAGCGTTGAATTCATGGCTCCAGTTTTTGCAGGAGACTATATCGAAGCTGAAGGTGAAATTGTAAATGTAGGAAATAGCTCAAGAAAAATGAAATTTGAAGCTAGAAAAGTAATAGTTCCTAGACCAGATCTTTCTGATTCAGCAGCTGATGTTTTAGCAGAGCCAATAGTTGTATGTAGAGCAACTGGAACTTGTGTAACACCAAAAGATAAACAACGTGGAAAAAAATAA